The following coding sequences lie in one Cercospora beticola chromosome 9, complete sequence genomic window:
- a CDS encoding uncharacterized protein (SMCOG1087:hypothetical protein~antiSMASH:Cluster_2), with product MSTTAEFHVAIVGGGLGGICLGLALQHRNIPFTIYESRAEFSEIGAGIVMAAHAVRALQLCEPSLAEKFHALVGNNDAAPASLSVRNELRYGVSRHRHEDSEVIHQVVRSRTGARTVHRNELMTMLAKDSEAGCAQFNKRLTSYEHKDGRVELKFADGTAASANLLVAMDGIHSSVRTCMFGAQSPLSKPIYSECLAYRAVISMDRYIEAFGVPVTHSTIRLGPKKFLINYPVSGGTQVNCVAFMDKCGSGEEWPHTEWIIPSQREQLRRDFQGFGPGVQKILDAMELTDPSVWALHQHSAQPDSFVDNLVILMGDAAHSMLPHLGAGASQAIEDAYVLAETLASPTLRWGPVSAEPLHEALTATEQARKPRFSEVQRLSKDNGRRFLDFVDEKLERQALQEWLDEYERRFDWLWDYDVAVDAVKARELLEQSLQKTEDVNKS from the coding sequence ATGAGTACGACAGCAGAATTCCACGTAGCCATCGTCGGAGGCGGGCTAGGCGGTATCTGTCTCGGTCTCGCCTTACAGCATCGCAATATCCCCTTCACGATCTATGAATCTCGTGCTGAATTCAGTGAGATTGGAGCCGGAATAGTCATGGCCGCTCACGCCGTCCGGGCTCTCCAGCTCTGCGAACCGTCGTTGGCTGAGAAGTTTCATGCCTTGGTTGGAAACAACGATGCAGCTCCAGCAAGCCTATCAGTCCGGAACGAGCTGCGTTATGGAGTCTCGCGGCATCGACACGAGGACAGCGAGGTGATTCACCAAGTTGTAAGGTCTCGCACAGGGGCCAGAACCGTGCATAGGAATGAGTTGATGACCATGCTGGCGAAAGATTCGGAAGCAGGATGTGCGCAATTCAACAAACGACTGACAAGTTACGAGCACAAAGATGGTCGTGTGGAGCTGAAATTTGCCGATGGCACAGCAGCGTCGGCCAACCTGCTGGTGGCGATGGACGGGATCCACTCGAGCGTGCGAACTTGCATGTTTGGCGCGCAGAGTCCTCTGAGCAAACCCATTTACAGCGAGTGCCTCGCCTATCGAGCCGTAATTTCCATGGACAGATACATCGAGGCTTTTGGCGTGCCAGTCACACACTCCACGATCCGTCTCGGGCCAAAGAAATTCCTAATCAATTACCCAGTGTCCGGGGGAACACAAGTCAACTGTGTTGCTTTCATGGACAAGTGCGGCTCAGGCGAAGAATGGCCTCATACCGAGTGGATAATTCCGAGCCAGAGAGAACAATTAAGGCGAGACTTTCAAGGTTTCGGCCCAGGCGTGCAGAAGATCTTAGATGCGATGGAACTCACCGATCCCTCAGTCTGGGCTTTACACCAGCACTCCGCTCAGCCCGATAGTTTTGTGGACAATCTGGTGATCCTCATGGGCGACGCAGCGCACAGCATGCTTCCACATCTCGGGGCTGGAGCCAGCCAAGCAATCGAGGATGCATATGTCTTGGCGGAGACGCTTGCAAGCCCTACTTTACGATGGGGTCCAGTGTCCGCAGAACCACTGCACGAAGCACTTACTGCGACGGAACAAGCTCGTAAACCTCGTTTCTCAGAGGTCCAGAGACTCTCGAAAGACAATGGACGCAGATTTCTCGATTTTGTGGACGAAAAGCTAGAGCGACAAGCGTTGCAGGAGTGGCTTGACGAGTACGAGAGGCGTTTCGACTGGCTCTGGGATTATGATGTGGCTGTCGATGCTGTCAAAGCCAgggagctgctggagcaatCGCTGCAGAAGACTGAGGACGTGAACAAGAGTTGA
- a CDS encoding uncharacterized protein (antiSMASH:Cluster_2~SMCOG1248:methyltransferase): MNMAQTQNADLFSSIGEQYEAAFGHDQGLLKFTQKVLEHLKPNSHILDVGCGTGKPVATTAAEAGHKITGIDLSEVMVELASKAVPTGTFEVADMLTYQPKDIKFDAVFNMLSLFLLRRQDVELMATRWNCWLPLGGILAIGTGAAEDVHPEKLEVQYDEDGACARKMPFEFMGKPITIDMFTRAGWEKLLVDAGFEVLYTTTDVFVPPPETGCQTEPHYFIMAKKIRERGDSE; this comes from the coding sequence ATGAACATGGCGCAGACACAGAACGCAGACCTATTCTCCAGCATCGGCGAGCAATACGAAGCCGCCTTCGGCCACGACCAAGGTCTTCTGAAGTTCACACAAAAGGTCTTGGAGCACCTGAAACCCAACTCGCACATCCTTGATGTCGGATGCGGTACCGGAAAACCAGTGGCAACGAccgcagcagaagctggacacAAGATCACCGGAATCGACCTCTCGGAAGTCATGGTCGAGCTCGCCTCGAAAGCAGTTCCGACCGGTACCTTTGAAGTTGCCGATATGCTCACCTACCAGCCCAAGGACATCAAATTTGATGCTGTCTTCAACATGCTCTCGCTGTTCCTTCTCCGCAGACAGGATGTCGAGTTGATGGCAACCCGCTGGAACTGCTGGCTTCCACTAGGCGGAATTCTGGCAATCGGCACTGGCGCCGCAGAGGATGTCCACCCAGAGAAGCTCGAAGTTCAGTATGATGAGGATGGTGCTTGTGCTCGAAAGATGCCATTCGAGTTTATGGGAAAGCCCATCACGATCGACATGTTCACGAGAGCAGGATGGGAGAAGTTGCTTGTTGACGCAGGTTTCGAGGTCCTGTACACCACGACGGATGTCTTCGTTCCGCCTCCAGAGACGGGGTGCCAGACTGAGCCACACTACTTCatcatggcgaagaagatcagGGAGCGTGGCGATAGCGAGTGA
- a CDS encoding uncharacterized protein (antiSMASH:Cluster_2), with translation MLYNVVFTAAVTLLGTTASAAPIGASLLDLSAQSFSKSLNSRGESDGPVVVDALDPEAKANYEFFKSYFDSEVNKRDADAEAYADALRLINLPASLGVSTDEDGNLITREAEADPFWDTIKNLFSNWDGSRSGKRDAAPEPFWDTIKNFFSNWDGSRSGKRDAMPEPGFWDSFKNLFSNWDGSQSG, from the exons ATGCTTTACAATGTCGTCTTCACTGCAGCAGTGACCCTTCTGGGAACCACGGCTTCGGCCGCACCAATTGGAGCAAGTCTCCTGGACCTCAGCGCCCAGTCATTCTCCAAGTCTTTGAACTCGCGTGGAGAGAGCGATGGACCAGTG GTGGTAGACGCTCTTGACCCGGAGGCCAAAGCGAACTATGAGTTCTTCAAATCCTATTTTGATTCG GAAGTGAACAAGCGCGACGCTGATGCGGAAGCTTATGCCGATGCTCTGCGCCTTATCAACCTG CCTGCCAGTCTAGGTGTCTCCACTGATGAGGATGGCAATCTGATCACCCGTGAGGCCGAGGCTGACCCTTTCTGGGACACAATCAAGAACCTCTTCAGCAACTGGGATGGCTCGCGAAGCGGAAAGCGTGACGCTGCGCCTGAACCTTTCTGGGATACGATTAAGAACTTTTTCAGCAACTGGGACGGATCTCGCAGCGGCAAGCGTGACGCCATGCCTGAGCCAGGATTCTGGGACTCATTTAAGAACTTGTTCAGCAACTGGGATGGATCTCAGAGCGGATAG